A single uncultured Methanolobus sp. DNA region contains:
- a CDS encoding PRC-barrel domain-containing protein produces the protein MANVFAKNLSSKQVMATDGTEIGILYNIVMDIRTGDLIDLIVKPDMSLDTSKYKTDEQYILLPFESVRAIKDYIVVDKNIARGIKPEPVEI, from the coding sequence ATGGCAAATGTCTTTGCAAAGAACCTTTCGAGCAAACAGGTAATGGCAACAGATGGAACAGAGATCGGTATATTATATAATATTGTAATGGATATCAGGACAGGGGACCTCATTGATCTTATAGTCAAACCGGACATGAGTCTTGATACTTCAAAATACAAGACCGATGAGCAGTACATACTTCTGCCTTTCGAATCTGTGAGAGCCATAAAGGACTATATCGTTGTTGATAAGAATATAGCCCGTGGCATTAAACCAGAACCTGTAGAAATATGA
- a CDS encoding CDC48 family AAA ATPase yields the protein MDEVQIKVEKAHPNDFGRGIIRLDPTTLLSLQLSPGDIVEIEGKRKTAAKVWRAERQDWGQGIVRIDGFIRQNAGVGIGERITVRKAEVVTATKVILAPPEGVTMEYGDHISEIIKRNIMKRPLVEGDIIPIISSMTQPMTSQVGGGQAIPLIAVETDPKEEILIIGEFTEIELRQKPVRGYDGATRGVTYEDIGGLGSEIQRVREMIELPLKHPELFQRLNIEPPKGIILYGPPGTGKTLIAKAVANESRANFLYIAGPEIMGKYYGESEERIRKIFEEAEDEAPSIIFIDEIDSIAPKRQNVTGEVERRVVAQLLTMMDGLEERGQVVVIGATNRVDAIDPALRRPGRFDREIEIGVPDTDDRLEIMQIHTRGVPLADDVDEEYLDYIAKHTQAFVGADLLALVQEAAMRSLRRALPDINLEDEDIPQEILETIVVCKDDFENALREIEPSAMREVLVEVPDVRWDDVGGLDKAKQEIKEAVEWPLTRPDRFVSMGIKPPKGVLLFGPPGTGKTLIAQAVANESNANFISVKGPQMLSKWVGESEKAIRETFKKARQVAPCIVFFDEIDSIAPMRSTISEDSKVSERIVNQLLTELDGLEPLKEIVIIAATNRPDIIDPALLRSGRFDRMVLVGQSTYAGRKQIFKIHSKNIPLGDDVTIDDLATMTEGFVGADIEAVCREAVMLAMREDFEVDKVGMKYFREALNKVRPTLSENLVDYYEKIQAQFKGGIKKEEASSYIGYR from the coding sequence ATGGATGAAGTTCAGATAAAAGTTGAGAAAGCCCATCCTAATGATTTTGGAAGGGGAATTATACGTCTGGATCCTACGACACTCCTGAGCCTGCAACTCTCCCCCGGAGACATAGTTGAGATTGAAGGAAAAAGGAAAACAGCAGCCAAAGTATGGAGGGCTGAAAGGCAGGACTGGGGACAGGGGATCGTCAGGATAGACGGTTTTATCAGGCAGAACGCCGGAGTCGGAATCGGTGAGAGGATCACCGTAAGGAAAGCAGAAGTTGTTACTGCAACAAAGGTAATTCTGGCACCTCCTGAAGGCGTCACCATGGAGTATGGGGACCATATCAGTGAGATAATCAAACGCAATATCATGAAGCGTCCCCTGGTAGAAGGCGACATCATCCCTATTATCAGTTCAATGACACAACCTATGACCAGCCAGGTAGGCGGCGGGCAGGCTATTCCGCTTATTGCCGTTGAAACTGACCCAAAGGAAGAGATCCTTATAATCGGAGAGTTCACTGAAATTGAACTCCGCCAGAAACCAGTTCGTGGTTATGACGGTGCGACCCGTGGAGTAACCTACGAAGACATCGGAGGTCTTGGATCAGAGATACAGCGTGTAAGGGAAATGATAGAACTTCCTCTCAAGCACCCGGAACTGTTCCAGAGACTTAATATCGAACCTCCAAAGGGAATTATTCTCTACGGACCACCAGGTACAGGAAAAACACTTATCGCAAAGGCAGTTGCGAACGAATCCAGAGCAAACTTCCTCTATATTGCAGGCCCTGAGATCATGGGTAAATACTACGGAGAGAGCGAAGAGCGCATCCGTAAGATATTCGAAGAAGCCGAGGACGAGGCACCTTCGATCATATTCATTGATGAGATCGACTCCATAGCACCAAAAAGACAGAATGTCACCGGAGAGGTCGAGCGCAGAGTAGTAGCACAGTTGCTTACGATGATGGACGGCCTTGAGGAAAGAGGACAGGTCGTAGTCATAGGTGCTACAAACCGTGTCGATGCAATTGACCCGGCACTTAGAAGACCTGGAAGATTTGACAGAGAGATCGAGATAGGAGTTCCTGATACCGATGACCGTCTTGAGATAATGCAGATACACACACGTGGTGTGCCTCTTGCAGATGATGTTGACGAAGAGTATCTCGATTATATCGCAAAACACACACAGGCGTTTGTGGGTGCAGACCTTCTTGCACTTGTCCAGGAAGCTGCAATGCGTTCTTTGAGAAGGGCATTACCTGATATCAATCTTGAAGATGAAGACATACCACAGGAAATTCTTGAGACCATTGTCGTCTGCAAGGATGACTTTGAGAATGCTCTAAGAGAGATCGAACCTTCTGCAATGAGAGAAGTGCTTGTAGAGGTTCCTGATGTCAGATGGGATGATGTCGGAGGGCTGGACAAAGCCAAGCAGGAGATCAAGGAAGCTGTGGAATGGCCGCTTACAAGACCTGACAGGTTTGTGAGCATGGGAATCAAACCACCAAAGGGAGTTCTGCTATTCGGACCGCCCGGTACCGGAAAAACACTGATAGCACAGGCAGTTGCAAATGAATCGAATGCTAATTTCATTAGTGTCAAAGGCCCGCAGATGCTATCCAAATGGGTAGGAGAATCTGAAAAGGCCATCAGGGAAACTTTCAAGAAAGCAAGGCAGGTTGCTCCTTGTATTGTATTCTTTGATGAGATCGATTCCATTGCGCCCATGAGAAGCACTATATCAGAGGACTCCAAGGTTTCAGAGAGAATAGTTAACCAGCTTCTGACAGAACTGGATGGTCTTGAACCGCTCAAGGAAATAGTAATTATTGCCGCAACCAACAGGCCGGACATAATTGACCCTGCACTTTTAAGGTCGGGAAGATTTGACAGGATGGTTCTCGTTGGACAGTCCACCTATGCAGGAAGAAAACAGATATTCAAGATCCATTCAAAGAACATTCCTCTTGGAGATGATGTGACGATCGATGACCTTGCAACCATGACTGAAGGATTTGTAGGAGCGGACATAGAAGCAGTATGCAGAGAAGCTGTTATGCTGGCAATGAGAGAAGATTTCGAGGTTGATAAAGTCGGCATGAAGTACTTCAGGGAAGCTCTTAACAAGGTCAGACCAACACTATCGGAGAATCTGGTGGACTACTACGAGAAAATACAGGCACAGTTCAAGGGCGGCATAAAGAAAGAAGAAGCAAGTTCTTATATAGGATACAGATAA
- a CDS encoding phosphoglycolate phosphatase, with protein sequence MKFKAIVIDIDGTITHRDRKLSLSAAAKLRTLDIPVVIATGNVLCYAKAAAKLVGVCCNIIAENGGVILDGFDNEPIVSDVIHECEEAYEFLSPQFDMEKLDSVHRRTEIVLRSNFDVEKAREVLETHFPNVEIIDTHFAIHIKSKKINKGTGLLKMAELMGLETSDFVAIGDSVNDLEMLQEAGFAVAVGNADDFLKDVADYVSKASYGDGTVEAIDYLRSNGLI encoded by the coding sequence ATGAAATTCAAGGCCATTGTAATTGACATCGATGGAACCATTACTCACAGGGACCGCAAGCTCAGCCTGAGCGCTGCTGCAAAACTGCGTACACTTGATATTCCTGTTGTGATCGCTACCGGTAATGTGCTTTGTTATGCCAAAGCTGCAGCTAAACTGGTTGGTGTATGCTGCAATATAATAGCAGAGAATGGTGGTGTCATACTAGATGGATTTGATAATGAGCCAATAGTTTCAGATGTGATCCATGAGTGTGAAGAAGCCTATGAGTTCCTTTCTCCTCAGTTCGATATGGAAAAACTGGATTCGGTTCACAGAAGAACCGAAATTGTTCTCAGAAGTAATTTTGATGTGGAAAAAGCACGTGAAGTGCTGGAAACCCATTTCCCCAACGTTGAGATAATAGATACGCATTTTGCCATACACATAAAGAGCAAAAAGATCAACAAGGGAACAGGACTTTTGAAAATGGCGGAGCTTATGGGTCTTGAAACATCGGATTTCGTTGCGATAGGTGATTCTGTCAATGACCTTGAAATGCTTCAGGAAGCAGGATTTGCAGTTGCGGTTGGCAATGCTGATGATTTCTTAAAAGATGTCGCAGATTATGTGAGTAAGGCAAGTTACGGTGACGGCACCGTAGAAGCAATTGATTATCTGCGATCAAACGGACTTATCTGA